A portion of the candidate division WOR-3 bacterium genome contains these proteins:
- a CDS encoding dCTP deaminase translates to MGIKNDKWIKKMAFEARMIEPFSETLVTKNVISYGTSSYGYDIRIADEFKIFTNVFSTFVDPKNFDPKSFVEFK, encoded by the coding sequence GAATAAAAAACGATAAGTGGATTAAGAAAATGGCTTTTGAGGCAAGGATGATAGAGCCTTTTTCTGAAACTCTTGTTACAAAAAATGTGATTTCATACGGAACCTCTTCTTATGGATACGATATAAGAATTGCTGATGAATTTAAAATTTTTACAAATGTTTTTTCAACATTTGTAGATCCTAAGAATTTTGATCCAAAGTCCTTTGTAGAATTTAAAG